One segment of Arthrobacter sp. MMS18-M83 DNA contains the following:
- a CDS encoding DUF445 domain-containing protein has translation MKSVALALLIVMAVVFTAAFALQKQYPWMEYVRAAAEGGMVGALADWFAVTALFKYPMGLKIPHTAIIPRRKDQIGASLGEFVETNFLSEQVVQEKLASVDIARKAGTWLASPGGAERVAKEGSALIRGAFTVLNDDDVQAVIEGMVRKHLLTPPWGPPVGRMAERIFADGHHHKLVDLLVDRAADWVEANHSTVNRLVSDRSPLWVPSFVDDIVGDRVYNEIAKFVRAVQQDPDHQVRQSIDTYLGDLAQDLQHDPAMIARAEAIKTQVLGDPEVRELASRTWGTIKNALLTAVDDPDSELTQRFKSAVRDFGARLVSDDELAGKVNAWIGDAAGYLVKTYRSDIAGVITDTVARWDAEETSQKIELQVGKDLQYIRINGTVVGSLAGLAIFTVAHLAFG, from the coding sequence ATGAAGTCGGTGGCGCTGGCGCTCCTGATCGTCATGGCGGTAGTTTTCACAGCCGCTTTCGCCTTGCAAAAGCAGTATCCGTGGATGGAATATGTGCGGGCGGCTGCCGAGGGCGGCATGGTGGGAGCGCTGGCCGACTGGTTCGCCGTCACTGCGCTGTTCAAGTACCCCATGGGCCTCAAAATCCCGCACACGGCCATCATTCCTCGTCGTAAGGACCAGATCGGCGCCTCACTCGGGGAGTTCGTGGAGACAAATTTCCTGTCCGAGCAGGTGGTCCAGGAGAAGCTCGCGAGCGTGGACATCGCCCGGAAAGCCGGCACGTGGCTCGCTTCGCCGGGCGGCGCCGAGCGCGTCGCCAAGGAGGGTTCAGCGCTGATCCGTGGCGCGTTCACCGTGCTGAACGACGACGACGTCCAGGCAGTGATCGAGGGCATGGTCCGCAAGCACCTGCTCACTCCGCCATGGGGACCGCCCGTGGGCCGGATGGCCGAGCGGATCTTTGCCGACGGCCACCACCACAAGCTCGTCGATCTGCTGGTTGACCGCGCGGCGGATTGGGTGGAAGCGAACCACTCGACAGTGAACCGGCTCGTGTCCGACCGTTCTCCCCTCTGGGTTCCGTCCTTCGTGGACGACATCGTGGGCGACCGGGTCTACAACGAAATCGCCAAGTTCGTCCGGGCGGTACAGCAGGATCCCGATCATCAAGTACGCCAATCGATCGATACATACCTCGGCGATCTTGCCCAGGATCTTCAGCACGATCCCGCAATGATTGCCCGGGCCGAGGCAATCAAGACCCAAGTCCTCGGTGATCCCGAGGTCCGCGAGCTTGCCTCCCGCACGTGGGGCACTATCAAGAACGCGCTGCTCACCGCCGTCGACGATCCCGACAGCGAACTGACACAGCGTTTCAAGAGCGCCGTGCGGGACTTCGGTGCGCGGCTTGTCAGCGACGACGAGCTGGCGGGAAAGGTCAATGCCTGGATCGGTGATGCCGCGGGGTACCTCGTGAAAACGTACCGCTCGGACATCGCCGGGGTCATCACGGACACCGTGGCGCGCTGGGATGCCGAAGAAACGTCGCAAAAGATCGAGCTCCAAGTGGGCAAGGACCTGCAGTACATCCGAATCAACGGCACTGTGGTCGGATCATTGGCCGGTCTGGCGATCTTCACCGTGGCGCACCTGGCATTCGGCTGA
- a CDS encoding biotin-dependent carboxyltransferase family protein, whose amino-acid sequence MAIVVVNPGPLTLVEDLGRQGWASLGLSPSGALDRQSLRLANLLVGNPVEAAGLEILLGGLRLRFVTASTVAVTGAEGLVTLNGAEIPLNQAVRVAPGAVLDFGVPLFGLRYYMAVQGGIDASKLLGSSSTDMLSGEGPAPLTSGEQLGIGRVSVGNGSGTWPVNNVAAVPAIRRAPDPGRAITARVDPGPRADWFDHDSWRRLVSQDWTLSPDSNRIGARLVGRPLTQTRHEELPSEGMVLGALQVPPSGLPTVFLADHPVTGGYPVIAVVRRTDLDLLGQARPGQRIRFLG is encoded by the coding sequence ATGGCGATTGTGGTGGTGAATCCCGGCCCGCTTACCTTGGTGGAAGATCTCGGCAGGCAGGGCTGGGCTTCGTTGGGGCTGAGCCCTTCCGGTGCCTTGGACAGGCAATCTCTTCGCCTCGCCAATCTGCTGGTGGGAAATCCTGTGGAGGCGGCCGGGTTGGAAATATTGCTGGGCGGGCTGCGCTTGCGGTTCGTCACGGCGTCGACTGTTGCGGTGACGGGCGCGGAGGGGCTCGTCACACTCAATGGTGCCGAGATTCCGCTCAACCAAGCCGTCCGCGTGGCTCCGGGCGCGGTGCTGGATTTCGGGGTCCCGCTGTTCGGGCTGCGGTACTACATGGCTGTGCAGGGCGGGATCGATGCGAGCAAACTCCTCGGCTCAAGCAGCACGGACATGCTCTCCGGCGAAGGCCCGGCGCCGTTGACATCGGGGGAGCAGTTGGGGATCGGCCGTGTTTCGGTGGGCAACGGTTCGGGGACTTGGCCGGTCAACAACGTAGCCGCCGTCCCCGCTATCCGGCGAGCCCCAGATCCCGGGCGCGCCATCACTGCCCGCGTGGACCCCGGCCCCCGTGCAGACTGGTTCGACCACGACTCATGGCGCCGCCTCGTCAGCCAGGACTGGACCCTGTCGCCTGATTCCAACAGGATCGGCGCTCGACTGGTGGGCCGTCCCCTCACCCAGACCCGGCACGAGGAACTGCCCAGCGAAGGCATGGTGCTCGGCGCACTGCAGGTGCCGCCGTCGGGCCTTCCCACCGTTTTCCTGGCTGATCATCCCGTGACGGGTGGCTATCCCGTGATCGCCGTGGTGCGCCGCACGGATCTTGACTTGTTGGGCCAAGCCCGCCCGGGCCAGCGGATCCGTTTCCTGGGCTGA
- the pxpB gene encoding 5-oxoprolinase subunit PxpB — translation MNPSPEVLGSRGAGTPDAGSGGAGVRALLPCGDSAFLVELPDLNAVVAYYRGLTGAGAAASLSVPRGIIDVVPAARTVLVTFDPGAIRPAEVCDWLESAEPAQDGVSSGREVTIEVSYGGPDLAETAQFLRMSEADVVKLHTSSEWTAAFSGFAPGFVYLVTTHERLRVPRRNTPRTAVPAGAVGLAGEFSGVYPRSSPGGWQLIGTTTAALWDASKADPALIRPGDVVRFVEA, via the coding sequence TTGAATCCTTCGCCTGAGGTTCTTGGTTCGCGCGGCGCCGGTACGCCCGACGCAGGTTCGGGCGGCGCCGGCGTCCGGGCCCTTTTGCCCTGCGGGGACAGCGCATTCCTGGTGGAACTGCCGGACCTCAATGCCGTCGTCGCGTACTACCGCGGGCTGACCGGGGCCGGCGCAGCCGCGAGCCTTTCCGTACCGCGGGGGATCATCGACGTCGTGCCCGCCGCCCGGACTGTCCTGGTCACCTTCGATCCCGGGGCGATCCGTCCCGCGGAGGTCTGCGACTGGCTGGAATCCGCCGAGCCGGCACAGGACGGCGTCAGCTCGGGCCGGGAAGTGACCATCGAGGTGTCCTATGGAGGACCCGACCTTGCCGAAACGGCGCAATTCCTCAGGATGAGCGAGGCCGACGTGGTCAAGCTTCACACGTCCTCGGAATGGACGGCCGCTTTTTCCGGCTTTGCGCCCGGCTTCGTGTACCTGGTCACGACGCATGAGCGGCTCCGCGTCCCGCGTCGGAACACCCCGCGCACCGCTGTGCCGGCCGGCGCTGTTGGTCTTGCCGGCGAGTTCAGCGGCGTCTACCCACGATCTTCGCCGGGCGGCTGGCAACTGATCGGAACCACGACGGCGGCATTGTGGGATGCGTCCAAAGCGGACCCCGCGCTGATCCGGCCGGGCGACGTGGTGCGGTTCGTGGAGGCCTGA
- a CDS encoding LamB/YcsF family protein yields MDLNADSGESFGSWTMGNDAPMFRIVSSANVACGFHAGDPVTMLDSCRAAFELDVRVGAHVGYRDLHGFGRRAMDMSFDELFGDVLYQLGALDGMAHAVGASVDYVKPHGALYNRIVHDVEQAEAVVAAVHAYDPGLPVLGLPGSAFLRLAEESGHPVFREAFVDRGYMPDGTLVPRSQEGAMVHDAATVVERAVRFAVRGEVLAVDGTVVRVKPDSLCIHGDTPGAVELAAAVRAGLEEAGVEIESFA; encoded by the coding sequence GTGGATCTCAATGCTGATTCGGGGGAGTCGTTCGGCTCCTGGACCATGGGGAACGATGCTCCCATGTTCCGGATTGTCAGTAGCGCCAACGTCGCTTGCGGCTTCCACGCCGGCGACCCGGTGACCATGCTGGACAGCTGCCGTGCGGCCTTCGAGCTAGACGTCCGTGTCGGCGCCCATGTGGGCTACCGCGACCTGCATGGCTTCGGCCGTCGTGCCATGGACATGTCCTTCGATGAGCTCTTCGGCGACGTCCTCTACCAGCTCGGCGCCCTGGACGGCATGGCCCACGCGGTGGGCGCCTCCGTGGACTACGTGAAACCGCACGGCGCCCTCTACAACAGGATCGTCCACGACGTGGAGCAGGCAGAAGCCGTGGTTGCCGCCGTTCACGCCTACGATCCCGGGCTTCCCGTCCTTGGCCTGCCGGGTTCTGCGTTCCTGCGCCTCGCCGAAGAATCCGGTCACCCGGTGTTCCGGGAGGCTTTCGTAGACCGCGGCTACATGCCGGACGGCACCCTGGTGCCGCGCTCGCAGGAAGGCGCAATGGTGCACGACGCCGCCACGGTAGTCGAGCGGGCCGTGCGCTTTGCCGTGCGGGGCGAGGTGCTGGCCGTGGACGGAACCGTGGTGCGGGTAAAGCCCGACTCGCTGTGCATCCATGGCGATACCCCTGGTGCTGTTGAGCTCGCTGCGGCGGTGCGCGCCGGCCTTGAGGAAGCTGGTGTGGAGATTGAATCCTTCGCCTGA
- a CDS encoding DNA alkylation repair protein, translating to MVSHGVLVSPGDTQPGQLLARVLEELRALEKHDAASFRAVRRKVSAEISTLDAAVVFGLAEGLVEAGFEWEGWEFINAHRAAFAELTAARLEHLGEGIATWGQADAFATVLVGPAWREGLISDADVDRWARSPDHWWRRLALVSTTVLNTRSRWGTGDTQRTLAVVGILINDRDDPVVKAVSWALRSLVPWDPRAVRTFLESHETELAARVKREVRTKLETGLKSRRRSVHGTDLSK from the coding sequence ATGGTTTCGCACGGAGTGCTCGTCTCTCCGGGGGATACCCAACCGGGACAATTGTTGGCGCGTGTCCTTGAGGAACTGCGCGCTTTGGAGAAGCACGACGCCGCGAGCTTCCGTGCCGTCCGCCGCAAAGTCTCCGCAGAAATCTCCACTTTGGACGCCGCCGTCGTCTTCGGTCTCGCCGAAGGCCTAGTGGAAGCCGGCTTTGAGTGGGAGGGATGGGAGTTCATCAATGCCCATCGGGCGGCTTTCGCCGAACTCACGGCGGCCCGGCTTGAACACCTAGGAGAAGGCATCGCCACTTGGGGCCAGGCCGATGCCTTCGCCACCGTCTTGGTGGGACCCGCGTGGCGCGAAGGGCTCATCTCGGACGCCGATGTCGACCGCTGGGCACGTAGCCCGGACCATTGGTGGCGGCGCCTAGCGCTTGTTTCCACCACTGTGCTCAACACCAGGTCGCGGTGGGGAACCGGTGATACGCAACGCACGCTCGCCGTCGTCGGCATCTTGATCAATGATCGCGACGACCCAGTGGTCAAGGCGGTCAGCTGGGCGTTGCGGTCCTTGGTGCCGTGGGATCCGCGCGCCGTCCGAACCTTCCTGGAATCGCATGAGACCGAGCTCGCCGCCCGAGTGAAGCGCGAGGTGCGGACCAAGCTCGAGACTGGACTGAAATCGCGCCGGCGCAGCGTCCATGGCACTGATCTTTCCAAATGA
- a CDS encoding macrolide family glycosyltransferase, which translates to MHIAFICLPASGHVNPTLPVVAELVQRGHRVTYATSPKYAKAVESAGAAFFPSGEDLATFLPRRVGSADDGPAPSPMAGMFAGMGSGMMSGLLERILEGAKKEFPTLLARLEEDPPDGVCYDSMTLSGKMAAAKLALPDIALLPSYATNEHFSMRDLMPAPPSADMLEAWKQVGQRIHDFAAEQGVGHLQFMGGPPASLNISFIPREFQPSGETFDARFHFVGPCLGPRGNEEAWRPRAEDSPLLFVSLGTTPLNDRPDFFRMCIEGFAGTPWQVAMAIGDRVEKSELGDIPENFEVRPVFPQLQVLSHANAFLSHTGMNSTMEALYFAVPLVAFPLQPEQQANARRVEDLGLGRRLPLEGLTPELIRETVIEVSEDPAIRGNLDAMGARVRGSGGAPAAADAIEDFLRGPAVRLPASPSPV; encoded by the coding sequence ATGCATATAGCCTTCATCTGTTTGCCGGCGTCGGGCCATGTGAACCCGACCTTGCCAGTGGTTGCAGAGCTGGTCCAGCGTGGCCACCGGGTCACCTATGCCACGTCGCCGAAGTACGCGAAGGCGGTTGAATCTGCCGGCGCCGCATTCTTTCCCAGCGGAGAAGATCTTGCGACGTTCCTCCCCCGACGCGTAGGTTCCGCTGATGACGGTCCGGCACCGTCACCCATGGCGGGGATGTTTGCCGGAATGGGGTCCGGGATGATGTCGGGACTGCTGGAGCGGATTCTTGAGGGCGCGAAGAAGGAATTCCCCACGCTGCTGGCCCGCCTCGAGGAGGACCCGCCCGACGGGGTCTGCTACGACTCCATGACCTTGTCGGGCAAGATGGCGGCCGCGAAGCTGGCCTTGCCAGATATTGCGTTGCTTCCGAGCTATGCCACCAATGAGCATTTCTCGATGAGGGACCTTATGCCGGCTCCGCCGTCGGCTGACATGCTCGAAGCCTGGAAACAGGTGGGCCAGCGGATCCATGATTTCGCCGCCGAACAGGGGGTGGGCCATCTGCAATTCATGGGAGGTCCCCCTGCATCGTTGAACATCTCCTTCATCCCGAGGGAATTCCAGCCCTCGGGAGAGACTTTCGATGCCAGGTTCCACTTCGTGGGCCCCTGCCTCGGTCCGCGGGGAAACGAGGAGGCCTGGCGGCCCCGGGCCGAGGACTCGCCGCTGCTGTTTGTCTCATTGGGCACCACCCCGTTGAATGACCGGCCGGATTTTTTCAGGATGTGCATCGAAGGATTTGCGGGCACCCCATGGCAGGTAGCCATGGCGATCGGAGACCGGGTCGAGAAGTCCGAGCTTGGGGATATCCCGGAAAACTTTGAGGTACGGCCCGTCTTTCCGCAGTTGCAAGTCCTGAGCCATGCCAACGCATTCCTCTCCCACACCGGGATGAATTCGACCATGGAGGCGCTGTACTTTGCGGTGCCGTTGGTGGCCTTCCCGCTGCAGCCGGAACAGCAGGCCAACGCGCGCCGGGTGGAGGACTTGGGACTCGGCCGCCGCCTCCCTCTTGAAGGGCTTACTCCCGAACTGATTCGGGAAACGGTCATTGAAGTCAGCGAGGATCCGGCGATTCGGGGCAACCTCGACGCAATGGGGGCGCGCGTCCGCGGTTCCGGAGGAGCACCCGCAGCTGCCGACGCAATCGAGGACTTCCTGCGCGGCCCCGCGGTCCGCCTTCCGGCGTCGCCCAGCCCTGTGTAG
- a CDS encoding DUF6855 family protein gives MAAGSKEDPWTLTTPPGSSDYTMYRDEAGDPPALVCQVGSTTLKYHLSAIEDLHAWLLQQGDWVPLGAADENKPAAEGRFGMYMPPLLEALGLAELTHEKRNNSMRGIAR, from the coding sequence ATGGCCGCTGGATCCAAGGAAGACCCCTGGACGCTCACCACACCGCCCGGTTCCTCCGACTACACGATGTATCGGGATGAGGCGGGAGACCCGCCGGCACTCGTCTGCCAAGTGGGCTCCACCACCCTCAAATACCATTTGAGCGCCATCGAAGACCTGCATGCGTGGCTACTCCAGCAAGGAGATTGGGTGCCACTCGGGGCCGCCGACGAGAACAAGCCTGCCGCGGAAGGCCGTTTTGGCATGTACATGCCACCGCTCCTGGAGGCTCTTGGCCTCGCCGAACTGACCCATGAGAAACGGAACAACAGCATGCGGGGCATAGCACGTTAG
- a CDS encoding glycoside hydrolase family 65 protein, giving the protein MALISSDRLRFPCEPWKLVESIHVPGDAGTLETLFSLGNGHLGIRGAHWAGADAGLPGTFINGFHETWDIKHAENAYGFARTGQRIVYVPDANNFNVVVDGEQLSLAESTVQNYRRSIDFATGVYECGITWECRSGATVTTVERRAVGIESRGSLGIELSLSADRLVSADITSLVINRQDQPVDDHSAHDPRRAGRHAGRVLRPLHLQGSDGSLRLAWETAESRQRIGMAVDHWISAEGQPFETVVGEDESTVRYVMAVSEGETFRLEKIVSYVVNGADASVAEPGEMLASDAELGLVPFNTILAEGAAHYRDYWSTADITIGGQPELQQAVRWSLFQLAQATARAGVAGIPAKGVSGSGYEGHYFWDQEVYLLPYLTYTNPSAARQVLESRHAMLPDARIRAKELSVDGALFPWRTINGLEASAYYAAGTAQFHIAAAISFAANRYQWASGDAGFRTEVGADLLIETARMWASLGFFGKDGMFHIHGVTGPDEYTAVVNDNLYTNVMARFNLRAAAALEHPDVPETERMVWQQAAARMSLPYDPHMEIYSQDNDFMTLEPWDWSTPRSKYPLLLNFHPLVIYRHQVLKQADTVLAMFLQWQDFTAEEKQRAFDFYDPITTGDSTLSACVQGIMAAEVGYSDVALKHFTEALFIDLDNTHHNTVDGVHIASTGGIWSSLVCGFAGMRDQGQVLHFDPRLPAEWDSLSFRLKIRGRLLSVELRPGSISLALVADSGSAPDAGAAPLEVPAPLELSVRGQRVVVGVESVTVPLDAVPVPAPSVFPSLFPTAGLPVIGGARV; this is encoded by the coding sequence ATGGCACTCATCAGCTCTGATCGGCTGCGCTTCCCTTGTGAACCGTGGAAGCTCGTGGAGAGCATCCACGTTCCCGGTGACGCCGGCACGCTCGAAACCCTTTTCAGCCTCGGCAACGGCCACCTGGGCATCCGCGGCGCCCACTGGGCGGGGGCGGACGCCGGACTCCCCGGCACGTTCATCAACGGTTTCCACGAAACCTGGGATATCAAGCACGCCGAGAACGCCTACGGCTTCGCGCGCACCGGACAAAGGATTGTCTACGTTCCCGATGCCAACAACTTCAACGTTGTGGTCGACGGTGAGCAACTGAGCCTCGCCGAGTCCACGGTGCAGAACTACCGGCGCAGCATCGACTTCGCCACGGGCGTGTACGAATGCGGCATCACTTGGGAATGCCGTTCCGGGGCCACCGTCACCACGGTGGAGCGTCGCGCCGTCGGGATCGAATCCAGGGGTTCCCTTGGCATCGAGCTGAGCCTCTCCGCGGACCGCCTGGTGTCTGCGGACATCACGTCCTTGGTGATCAACCGGCAGGACCAGCCTGTGGACGACCACTCGGCCCACGACCCCCGCCGCGCAGGCCGCCACGCCGGCCGGGTATTGCGCCCGCTCCACCTCCAGGGTTCGGACGGTTCCCTGCGCCTGGCGTGGGAAACCGCGGAATCCCGGCAGCGCATCGGCATGGCCGTGGACCACTGGATCTCCGCAGAAGGCCAACCGTTCGAAACCGTGGTGGGGGAGGACGAGTCCACGGTCCGTTACGTCATGGCAGTGAGCGAGGGCGAGACCTTCCGCCTGGAGAAGATCGTCAGCTACGTCGTGAACGGCGCAGACGCAAGCGTGGCAGAGCCAGGCGAGATGCTGGCATCGGATGCTGAACTGGGGCTCGTGCCGTTCAACACGATCCTGGCCGAAGGCGCTGCGCACTACCGCGACTACTGGTCTACCGCGGACATCACTATTGGTGGCCAGCCCGAACTGCAGCAGGCCGTGCGCTGGAGCTTGTTCCAGCTTGCCCAGGCCACCGCGCGTGCCGGCGTCGCGGGCATCCCCGCCAAGGGAGTCAGCGGCTCCGGCTACGAAGGTCATTACTTCTGGGACCAGGAGGTGTACCTGCTGCCGTATCTGACGTACACCAACCCGTCAGCTGCCCGGCAGGTCCTGGAGTCGCGCCATGCCATGCTGCCCGACGCCCGGATCCGGGCCAAGGAACTGAGCGTGGACGGAGCTCTCTTCCCGTGGCGCACCATCAACGGGCTCGAGGCCAGCGCCTACTACGCCGCCGGCACCGCGCAGTTCCACATCGCCGCCGCCATCTCCTTCGCCGCCAACCGCTACCAATGGGCCAGTGGCGACGCCGGCTTCCGCACCGAGGTGGGCGCCGACCTGTTGATCGAGACGGCACGCATGTGGGCTTCGCTGGGCTTCTTCGGCAAGGACGGGATGTTCCACATCCACGGCGTCACCGGCCCGGATGAGTACACGGCTGTGGTCAACGACAACCTCTACACCAACGTCATGGCCCGCTTTAACCTGCGTGCTGCCGCGGCCCTGGAACATCCTGACGTCCCGGAAACCGAGCGGATGGTGTGGCAACAGGCCGCCGCTCGCATGTCCCTTCCCTACGATCCGCACATGGAGATCTACAGCCAGGACAACGACTTCATGACCCTGGAGCCGTGGGACTGGTCCACGCCGCGGTCCAAGTACCCGCTGCTGCTCAACTTCCACCCGCTGGTGATCTACCGGCACCAAGTCCTCAAGCAGGCGGACACCGTGCTGGCGATGTTTCTTCAATGGCAGGACTTCACGGCCGAGGAAAAGCAGCGCGCCTTCGACTTCTACGATCCGATCACCACCGGCGACTCCACTTTGTCCGCCTGCGTGCAGGGCATCATGGCGGCCGAGGTGGGCTATTCCGACGTCGCGCTCAAGCACTTCACCGAGGCCTTGTTCATCGACCTGGACAACACACACCACAACACGGTCGACGGCGTGCACATTGCGTCCACCGGTGGCATCTGGAGTTCCTTGGTGTGCGGTTTCGCGGGCATGCGGGACCAGGGCCAGGTCCTGCACTTCGATCCGCGGCTGCCAGCCGAGTGGGACAGCCTGTCCTTCCGGCTCAAGATCCGTGGACGGCTGTTGTCCGTCGAGCTGCGCCCGGGGTCCATCAGCCTTGCGCTGGTTGCGGATTCAGGTTCAGCGCCCGACGCCGGTGCCGCGCCTTTGGAGGTCCCCGCACCTTTGGAGCTCAGCGTGCGCGGGCAGCGGGTCGTCGTCGGCGTCGAAAGCGTCACCGTGCCGCTCGACGCGGTGCCGGTCCCTGCGCCGTCGGTCTTCCCGAGCCTCTTCCCGACGGCGGGACTCCCTGTGATCGGAGGCGCGCGGGTTTAG
- a CDS encoding HAD family hydrolase, whose amino-acid sequence MTDTRATQKTAWTGAAALLFDLDGVLTPTAVVHEQAWQELFDGYLTEAGHPDAYQESDYFDHIDGKPRFDGVRDFLTSRGISLPEGPTDDDPANTSVQGLGNRKNRIFNEIVDSRGVEPYAGSVRFIHAALELGLKLAVVSSSRNAPAVLKAAGLDGYFPVVVDGQVAAAVGLPGKPDPATFRYAAALLDVPAAGCVVVEDAVSGVQAGSAGNFRAVIGVDRGAGHQTLLDAGATFVVDDLDDLL is encoded by the coding sequence ATGACTGATACCCGAGCAACCCAGAAAACTGCCTGGACCGGCGCTGCCGCGCTCCTTTTCGACCTCGACGGCGTGCTGACGCCCACCGCCGTCGTGCATGAACAGGCCTGGCAGGAGCTCTTCGACGGCTACCTGACGGAAGCCGGCCACCCGGACGCCTACCAGGAGAGTGACTACTTCGACCACATCGATGGCAAGCCGCGCTTCGACGGTGTTCGGGATTTCCTCACCTCCCGTGGAATCAGCTTGCCGGAAGGACCCACCGACGACGATCCCGCCAACACCAGCGTGCAGGGCCTGGGCAACCGCAAGAACCGAATCTTCAACGAGATCGTGGATTCGCGCGGCGTCGAGCCCTACGCGGGCTCCGTCCGCTTCATCCACGCCGCATTGGAGCTGGGACTCAAGCTCGCCGTCGTATCCTCATCCCGGAACGCGCCCGCCGTCCTGAAGGCGGCCGGACTGGATGGCTACTTCCCAGTGGTGGTCGACGGCCAGGTGGCGGCCGCCGTCGGGCTTCCCGGCAAGCCGGACCCCGCCACTTTCCGTTACGCCGCCGCGCTGCTGGACGTTCCCGCCGCGGGCTGCGTGGTCGTCGAGGACGCAGTGTCCGGCGTGCAGGCCGGCAGCGCCGGTAACTTCCGCGCGGTGATCGGGGTGGACCGCGGGGCCGGCCACCAGACCCTGCTCGACGCCGGTGCAACGTTCGTGGTCGACGACCTCGACGATCTCCTCTAA
- a CDS encoding LacI family DNA-binding transcriptional regulator, with protein MTIQDVAVLSGLSICTVSRALRNLPNVSEKAQAKVADAGAKLGYKASSAAARLAGGSTGSIAIIAPTATAWFFAQAVEAAEEVFGDSGFDTVLISLRGKSSVKRKIFGDLLGLSQRVDGVLLLNVDLSEYEVALLAASGLAVASVGMTSVPWDNVGIDDELAAWQATSHLLGLGHWDLAVLSGRETRENSVLTSSDRLKGFGRALKDHHLTVHPDLVINSDSTIDGGRKAMNELIAHRSLPTAVFADCDEAAFGALMAMREHGLSAPKNVSVIGIDNHPMSWFLGLSTVAQPVADQGAFAANLLVDRLQNADAPNEPSNHFLDTKLIERKTTRRQR; from the coding sequence GTGACAATTCAGGACGTCGCCGTCCTCTCAGGCTTGTCCATCTGCACCGTTTCACGCGCTCTGCGGAACCTGCCGAACGTGTCCGAAAAAGCACAAGCAAAAGTGGCCGACGCCGGCGCCAAACTCGGCTACAAGGCATCCTCCGCCGCAGCCCGCTTGGCCGGCGGAAGTACTGGTTCCATCGCGATCATCGCCCCCACAGCCACGGCTTGGTTCTTCGCCCAGGCCGTCGAGGCAGCCGAGGAAGTGTTCGGAGACAGCGGTTTCGACACTGTTTTGATCAGCCTGCGGGGCAAGTCGAGCGTCAAACGTAAGATCTTCGGCGACCTCCTTGGCCTCTCCCAACGCGTGGACGGCGTGTTGCTCCTCAACGTTGACTTGAGCGAATACGAGGTTGCCCTCCTTGCCGCATCCGGCCTTGCAGTTGCAAGCGTAGGGATGACTTCCGTACCGTGGGACAACGTAGGGATCGACGACGAACTTGCGGCTTGGCAGGCCACCTCGCACCTTTTGGGGCTGGGGCATTGGGATTTGGCGGTCCTTTCCGGTCGCGAAACCCGGGAGAATTCCGTGCTGACGTCCAGCGACAGGCTCAAGGGATTCGGCCGGGCATTGAAAGACCATCACCTGACCGTTCATCCGGACTTGGTCATCAACTCGGATTCCACCATCGACGGCGGCCGCAAAGCCATGAACGAACTCATTGCCCACAGAAGCCTTCCCACGGCGGTCTTCGCGGATTGTGATGAGGCGGCCTTCGGAGCCCTGATGGCCATGCGGGAGCACGGACTGTCCGCGCCGAAGAATGTCTCCGTGATTGGAATCGACAACCACCCCATGAGTTGGTTCCTTGGACTGAGCACAGTGGCGCAGCCGGTGGCGGACCAAGGTGCTTTCGCTGCCAACCTACTCGTTGACCGCCTCCAGAACGCCGACGCCCCCAACGAACCCTCCAACCATTTCCTCGACACCAAGCTCATTGAACGCAAAACCACGCGCCGCCAGCGCTGA
- a CDS encoding alpha/beta hydrolase: METVAWSKPESERAGTPLLVMMHGYGTDEQRMVNLFPQLPKEFTCAALRGPMPIGDHYGWFLLDYFLANDFADVITATNKVFAWIDSVKRNHSSVSLLGYSQGMAMASTLLRLRPEGFKATVGLSGFVLENELLALSESFDSPPPFFWGRDKADPVIFSDAIEHTAEWLDKNTALTARTYPGMGHRIEAPEMADVSAFLKYYVLH, from the coding sequence ATGGAAACAGTCGCCTGGTCCAAACCGGAAAGTGAGCGCGCCGGGACTCCGCTGCTTGTGATGATGCACGGATACGGTACGGACGAGCAACGAATGGTGAATCTCTTCCCACAGCTCCCTAAAGAATTCACCTGCGCCGCGCTCCGTGGGCCCATGCCGATCGGCGACCACTATGGCTGGTTCCTGCTGGATTACTTCCTGGCCAACGACTTCGCCGACGTCATCACCGCCACCAACAAGGTGTTCGCCTGGATTGACTCGGTCAAACGCAACCACAGCAGCGTCAGCCTCCTGGGCTATTCCCAGGGCATGGCCATGGCCAGTACCCTCCTGCGGCTTCGTCCGGAAGGCTTCAAGGCGACCGTGGGCCTCTCCGGATTCGTCCTGGAAAACGAGCTTCTGGCCCTCAGTGAATCCTTCGACTCGCCGCCGCCGTTCTTCTGGGGCAGGGACAAGGCTGATCCGGTGATCTTCAGTGATGCAATTGAGCACACGGCGGAATGGCTCGACAAAAACACCGCCCTCACCGCGCGAACCTACCCCGGTATGGGGCATCGGATCGAGGCCCCGGAAATGGCTGATGTCAGCGCGTTTCTGAAGTACTACGTTCTCCACTGA